AAAAATGAAAGTGGAATAATTTTCATGAAAATGTGAAAACGCTTTTTTAACAGGATCGTCACCAGTACTGCCACTGGTAGCTCCACCAGCATGCCGGACAACAACTTCAGGAATCCAACTCAATTTACACCCTGTTGCGGCTGTGGTACTCATGCAAAAATCAATTTCCTCATAATATAGGAAATACTCTTCGCAAAAACCGTTAACTTTTCGGAAGACACTGGCTGGAATGCAGATGCTGGCACCAAATATATAGTCTAACCGGGCATCAAGCCTGGCTGGAAGTTGAGATCTTAAAAAGTTTCCGCAAAACGGCTTTATGAGGCTGAAGCAAGGGTTATAAAAATATCCAGCAGCACACTGAACTCTTTCAGGAGAATCAAGATCAACAACAGTTGAACCTATTATCTGGTTTTCATCATCCTGAGCGGCTTCAAGCAGAGGCTTAAAGCTTCCTTTTTCTACAACCGTGTCGTTGTTTAAAAACCAGAGCCATTTTGTATCTTCACCAGCAAGGGCAGCAAAAGCACCGGCATTATTCCCGGCAGCATAACCGATATTCCCACCATTTGAGATGACTACACACCGGGCTGAAAGTTGTTCCCGCTTTAGTGCTGCATCTTTTCCGAAAACAAAAGAACAACTCTCCTCGCCGAAAATTTTTCTGGCTTCACCATAAACATCAAGGCTTTCGGTTTTAGCTGAATTACAGGAAACAATAATTCTACAACCGGCATCAAAGGCTTCTTTCAAAGAAAAAAGGCAGCGTGCAGTAAACTCCACGCTGCCGAAATGTAGGACAATAATTGAGAATATCTTTGTATAAATGACCATATACGTCTTGATCTTTTTAAAAAAAATTATAACAATTTAAAAAAGTAGTAATATTATAAAAAATTATTATTTTATTTACTTCATAGTGCCTGCAACAGGATGCTTTGAAGCAACTTGGGATGTCATAGCCATCCGTATATAGTAAGGATAATAGCATTGACTTTATCAAAAATAAAGGCAATCAGAATACTGCGGCTATTTATACCCCTGCCACTGCCAAGAATTCCATGTTAATACATTATTATCAGCCCAAGCATCATACCCATAAGAATATGGCTTTATAACAGGAATGGTAAAAAAATTTTTAAATATATTCAAATCTAATCAAATTAGTTATATATAACCATATGATAAAAGTTTCCACATTGCCTCAATAAATTTAAGTAAAAAATATTTTAATTTTAAATTTATTGAGGCATTTTTTCAAAGCTAGATTATCAATCATATATAATTGCTTACGTACAAAAAAAATATATGAGCAGTCCTGAAATAGATTGCCGGTTAATTAGTTTACTACAAGAATGTGGAACCCAACAGCCCTGTCCCTGTATTTGGTTTTATGTCTTCATTCTTAAATTAAAGAAAGCTTCTTTAGCCCGTGCTTTGAATTTGTCGTTTTTGTATAATTTTCTTAGGCATTAGCAGCAAATGCTCTCTACGCAATAAAGCGAAAAAGGCATCCCGTCCAAGTTTGATCCTGTAGGCTACAAATTTCTCATGCAATAAGTAGGTTCATCCGGCTAAAGCGTACTTCGTTTCATGAATGCCCATGATCCTAAATTTGAAAAATCCCAGATCACGGTATCCATATGCCTGTCTTTTCATGGTTTTGATTTTGTTATTCGTTCCTTCCATTGGTCCTGA
The sequence above is drawn from the Maridesulfovibrio bastinii DSM 16055 genome and encodes:
- a CDS encoding glycosyltransferase translates to MVIYTKIFSIIVLHFGSVEFTARCLFSLKEAFDAGCRIIVSCNSAKTESLDVYGEARKIFGEESCSFVFGKDAALKREQLSARCVVISNGGNIGYAAGNNAGAFAALAGEDTKWLWFLNNDTVVEKGSFKPLLEAAQDDENQIIGSTVVDLDSPERVQCAAGYFYNPCFSLIKPFCGNFLRSQLPARLDARLDYIFGASICIPASVFRKVNGFCEEYFLYYEEIDFCMSTTAATGCKLSWIPEVVVRHAGGATSGSTGDDPVKKAFSHFHENYSTFIFTYRHHKFLLPIVLATRILAKPPLLIVRGQSYLIRSLFRAVSAFFKRITSSNLKSD
- a CDS encoding transposase yields the protein MRIEMNSSIWRKTCVRYEVSQTRKMLQHFWKAGYLVQEHPISSGPMEGTNNKIKTMKRQAYGYRDLGFFKFRIMGIHETKYALAG